In the Sarcophilus harrisii chromosome 1, mSarHar1.11, whole genome shotgun sequence genome, one interval contains:
- the LOC100921144 gene encoding olfactory receptor 13D1-like: MENQTLLNMFFLHGLAAYPIFHFVFFLLSLIMYIMILLGNSFLITIIILDSHLHTPMYFFLSNLSFLDICYTSSSVPLILLNFLSEEKSISFVGCGAQMFFSLALGSTECVLLTVMSYDRYVAICRPLRYPIIMNKELCGWMAASSWMAGVLNSLVQTVLAMGLPFCGNNVIDYLTCEILAVLKLACTDISLNVIIMVISNVILLIIPVLLIVISYAFILFTILRINSVEGRKKAFSTCSAHLTVVTMFYGTILFMYMKPKSKDSHATDELIALFYAVVIPMLNPIIYSLRNKDVKAAVKKLSKSIFSQTT; this comes from the coding sequence atggaaaATCAAACTTTATTGAACATGTTTTTCCTTCATGGTCTGGCTGCTTATCCCAtctttcactttgttttctttcttttgtccctTATCATGTACATTATGATACTGTTGGGCAATAGTTTCCTCATCACAATCATCATCCTGGACTCTCACCTCCATACCCCCATGTACTTCTTTCTCAGTAACCTCTCCTTCCTGGATATCTGCTACACATCATCTTCTGTTCCATTGAtacttttgaatttcctttcagaagaaaaatccatttcttttgtGGGCTGTGGAGCACAAATGTTCTTCTCTCTTGCCTTGGGGTCTACAGAGTGTGTGCTCCTCACTGTCATGTCATATGACCGGTATGTGGCCATTTGTAGACCCTTGAGGTACCCCATCATCATGAACAAGGAGCTTTGTGGATGGATGGCAGCCAGTTCCTGGATGGCAGGTGTGCTAAATTCCCTGGTGCAAACAGTCCTTGCTATGGGGCTGCCCTTTTGTGGGAACAATGTCATTGATTATCTCACATGTGAGATTCTGGCTGTGCTGAAACTAGCCTGTACAGATATCTCCCTCAATGTGATCATTATGGTGATTTCAAATGTAATCTTACTCATTATTCCAGTGTTGCTAATTGTTATCTCTTATGCTTTCATCCTCTTTACAATTCTGAGAATCAATTCtgtagagggaaggaaaaaagcctTTTCCACCTGTTCAGCCCACCTGACTGTGGTGACTATGTTTTATGGGACCATCCTCTTCATGTACATGAAGCCCAAGTCCAAAGATTCCCATGCAACAGATGAGCTGATTGCTCTCTTCTATGCTGTTGTCATTCCCATGCTGAATCCTATCATTTACAGTCTGAGGAACAAGGATGTAAAAGCTGCTGTTAAAAAGCTAAGTAAAAGCATCTTCTCACAGACAACATGA